In the genome of Lacerta agilis isolate rLacAgi1 chromosome 2, rLacAgi1.pri, whole genome shotgun sequence, one region contains:
- the CCDC42 gene encoding coiled-coil domain-containing protein 42, whose protein sequence is MTTMGEEDLSEYFRIQYGQKLLKLLMKFPVSEEESPSPSIRLLEKKKEAKLVHQAMEAQKEAFKTRMEALNNRWEELGSKEIQLKAYIRKFEQFIQENDQKRIRALKKANKERELKKQRVKELVKAKIEMAALKQQHQKLYNKLQQYSIFNKYLEKVVEVSEFEEIREVIGRYKTLVGMHRDLVQSAQEGMEMIEQAKVRLARYKEEKDDEMLQHNNELARLQLRFDHARSDVIVWESRWAHIQNTAAKKTLMLGTIKMATLNLFQSVAKQMKEALMVPVEDTHKQLDMIQQFIQDLSDIWSEVKKKEQNRSLTGMNKE, encoded by the exons ATGACCACCATGGGTGAAGAGGACCTGAGCGAGTATTTCCGCATACAGTATGGACAGAAGTTGCTGAAACTTTTGAT GAAATTCCCAGTATCCGAGGAGGAGTCCCCATCTCCCTCTATTCGGCTcctggagaagaaaaaagaagccaAATTGGTGCACCAGGCCATGGAGGCACAAAAGGAG GCATTCAAGACAAGGATGGAAGCCCTGAACAATCGTTGGGAGGAACTTGGTTCTAAGGAGATTCAGTTGAAAGCATATATTCGGAAATTCGAGCAGTTCATACAG GAGAACGACCAGAAACGGATCAGAGCCCTGAAGAAAGCCAACAAGGAGCGGGAACTGAAGAAGCAGCGAGTGAAAGAGCTGGTCAAGGCCAAGATAGAGATGGCAGCtctgaagcagcagcaccagaagCTCTACAACAAGCTACAGCAATACTCCATCTTCAACAAGTACCTGGAGAAAGTGGTTGAGGTCTCCGAG TTTGAGGAGATCCGGGAGGTCATTGGCCGCTACAAGACCCTCGTAGGGATGCACCGGGACCTTGTGCAGTCGGCACAGGAGGGGATGGAGATGATTGAGCAAGCTAAAGTCCGCCTGGCGCGATACAAGGAGGAAAAAGATGATGAGATGCTGCAGCACAACAATGAACTAGCCCGCCTACAGCTGCGTTTCGACCACGCCCGCAGCGATGTCATCGTCTGG GAGTCACGTTGGGCGCATATCCAGAATACGGCCGCGAAGAAAACATTGATGCTGGGTACCATCAAGATGGCCACTTTGAATCTCTTCCAGAGTGTAGCCAAGCAGATGAAGGAGGCTTTAATGGTGCCCGTGGAGGACACACACAAGCAGCTGGATATG